In Candidatus Neomarinimicrobiota bacterium, the DNA window AATCATACAACGATTCTCACCATAAGGTTCATAGACTTCAAAAGCAGCCTGATAAATTTCCCGCTGCTTGAGTATGAGTGGAAAATCTTCCGACTCATATTCAGATTCAGGTAGCTCAATAAACTCTACCATGGGCGGTGCACGATAGATAAAATCTCTTTCACGATCGCTGTCTGCCAAAGAAATCGTATCTCCCACAAAAAATTCATTAATGTTCGGGTCAGGATGATTCACTGTGAGATTATAAACCAAGGGCGGTAAATCCGTGGATTCGTACATTCCTGTTTCTTCGTTCGGGATTACGGTCCGTTCTATGCACCCATTCACGGCGGAAAATGTTACCGTAATCTGTCCCTGACTTGGCGTAATGGGAAATTTGCACGATCCACCCGCCACATAACCATCCACTTTGTATGTCGTTTTATCGTCAAAGAATATGCCGGCGATTGGCTGCACAATCATCGGTAATTCAATCAACGGCGGTAAAAATTCATGATCCTCAAATACAGGGGTAAGAATATTATTGCGACTTCCCGGTTCAAGTTCAAAGATGAATTTTCCATCCGAATCAGTCCGAATCGGTGGAATGAATGATTCGCCATTCAATAGTATTTCCACGCCTTCCTGGAAACAAGCCGTATTCTCATAACGGACATACCCGCTTATGGGGATTAGCGATTCATCAGTAAAGTTAACAAAATCAACGGATGTGTTGGAATTATTCAGCGTTACATTACGACTCTCCGGTTCATAGAAGTGATGATAGACCTCATTAAGCGGAATATCTTCGGTCCATACTCCCTCACTACCCTGGATGGTTCCAGTAACAAAATTTTCCGTCGCATCGGTTACTAAAACATCCACACCGTCGTTCATCCGCCAATAATTTGCTAAGCCGTAATTATCACTTTCCAACGATTGGTTCATCGTACCGGTAACTTGTTCCGCCGTACGAGTTAAATCCCAAAGACGGAACTCATCTAACCATCCGTCGAAATAATTTGCCGATAAATCAGGTGCTTCCCTGCCAATAACAATTTCTGAGTGGTTGGGGATAACGACGTCAGAAGAAATTTCACCTTCGTTCTCGCCATCTACATATAAAATAAGAGAAGCGTTAGAACCGTCAAAACTTACTGCATAATGATGCCATAATTCATTGTTATAACTTTCCGATGAAATGATGCTTGACTCAAAATGACGAAATTCAACCTCACCGTTTTCAGTCAACCCTATAGAAAATCTATGATTACCATCGCTGGGATCTACAGCAGCAAACATGGTTTGCTCCGTTTGCGCCACAGTTTTAAACCACCCTTCCATAGTGTAGTTTGTGGTTACATCTACGCGCTGCGCCTGAAAACTGACGTAATCATCTTCACCGTCAAAAATAATGGAACGTCCGATGGAGGTTTCTTTGGACGGTGAGGCGGCAAAGACCGTTCCGCTTCCGTAGTAAATCCCGCGGATGATATAATTTCCCGTCGTATCCGTCAGTGCACCAACAAAAACGGGTGCCGTTAAGGCATCGTGTTCAATCCCGCAGATGTTTCCGTCAATATCACCGTCTGTCATATCAAAAATGGTTTCACCTTCGGCTTCATCAAATTTCCAATAGGCTGCCAATCCGTATTCTTCGCCGGATAAGGTCAAATCCATATATTTACGGATGTCTGCCCATGCCCGCGGAGTGCTCCAGATACGAAAATCATCCAAACGACCGGTCAAATATAAATGGGGAGAAATTGGACTGCGTTTACCCAAAATAATTTCTGCATTATCATTAATGGCATCTCCACCGATGGTGTGCCTGATAAGCGCCCCATCAATATACATGGTCATATCTCCGCTATCGTAAACAAGAGCCAAATGATGCCAATCGGATTCATCTCCCGTTTGGGTATAAGGATCTACCGATACCAATTCCGTGCCGTCTCCACCCGCCACAGCACTATGCTGCCAGCGGACCTTGCCTGCTTCGGTGAGTTCGATTAATACATAATGGTTTGCCGTGGCAGAATCCACCGCCGCAAAAATTGTTTGCTGCTCCGTATGCACAGAACGGAACCACGTTTCGATACTGTAATCGCCGGCAAGCCCGCCAAAAAGCCGGTTGGCGGATGTGCTTTCATCAAAGTAATAGATATAATTATTTCCGTTGAATTTTGCCGATCTTCCCATGTTCGGAATCAGCTTGATTTTGGTGTCAATTACAGGATTCCCACTGGGTGTTGCTACTGAACCGGTAATCACACCATTGGCATTTAAATAGCCAACATTATCTGAGCGATGGCTCTCACCCATATCATTACTTGTCGTAATGCCATAGGTATAGTATTCACCGGGAAATACATTGTAATCCAAATATTGCGTTTGGCTTAAAGGCGTTTGTGTCAACACATAATCGTTTCGAAAAATGGTAACCATATCGCTGGTAACGGGGGGGCCCGTACGGTCACCTTCTACAAACCATTCTACCACAACCACATCCTGATAATCACCATCTGATGCTTGCACTACAGGCGGACGCGGTTCTGCCAAATAGGGTGCCCAATAACCCATGGCGATACTGTGGTTGTAATAATCAGTCGCCGAACTTATAAAGGACTGTCCTACAGTCAACATTGCGCTATAATTATTACTCTGCACCGATTCCACAGGCGAATATGTTCTTACCGCTTGGGGAATGTTATAGGTCGGTTCACACCTTCCTTGAGCAAATATACTGGAACCTGCGAACAAGCAGAGTGATAACGATATCGCTATGGTTATGTGCGTGTGTTTCATACTAAACCTCTTGGTTAATTATTGCTTTCAAATTTTCCCGCTTCACCATTTGTACTTCTTACCTGAAATATTGATGTCTTTTTGAGGTGAATAATGCTTGAGATTCTTCTTCGATCCGATACGTTCCACATCGGGATCTCCGCTGCACTGCGATAATTCATAACTCATAATTCGTAATTCACAATTCATAATTCCTAATTCGTAATTAATATTTGATTATGTAATTCACCGCCATATACGGATGTAAAATATTGTGGGTTGAATCAGCACCTGTCAAACCCGTATCTTGAGCTGGTAGGGTCACAGAGTGGGCATGTCCCCCCTCACCATGAAAAAAACTATGTTCACTTTCAAAACCACGGGTGTTAACATCCTCATCAGGCCACGGACCAGTACTGTTCAAATCACTATGTTTTTTGAATGTTTTTCCAACCATAGTATGAGTATGGGACCCTCCATAAGAAGAATATATTGAAGGTGGGTCCACAGTGTGTAGATGACTTGGCATTTCATCTTCAGTTAATGTATGTGTTTCTGTTCCGCCCCTTTCTCCAAGCGTATCAAACGCTGTAATGGAGCTATTAAATCCTTTAACACCTCTGCTCCGCATATCAGGAACTTTGAATGTCCCGACACCGGAGCCATAGCTTGTGCCGATAATTTCGTATAGATCGGTATATTCGGAGGTGGAGTATTCGCTGCCGTCGCAGAGCAACCAACCGGTAGGTAGGAAGTCGTTGGTAAACATTAACATCGAGCCGGGGAAGGCACCCAAAGCAGTTGCACCGGAAATAACCACACCTTCTGCATTAATTTCCATTTTTAATGAATCGCCAACATAGAATTTCACCGAGCCAACTCCGTCACCATCGGCATCCACTATAACAGCGGCATCAGCATCCGACCTGACATGGCTGGCAATTCCGTTGAAATCACCGGATACCAATCGACTGTTATCTGCAAATTTTATGGCACCTCCGCTTTCTATGTTAAAATCTCCAGCTGCATCTACGCTAACTCCGCCACCACTGCCATCTACTTTTAAAAGGTCAGTACCGGCTTCATTGGGTACAATATGCAGTCCGGCTTGGGGGTTGCTTGTGCCCACACCCATATTTCCATGGGACGGAATTACATTGTGTAGCCCGCTCATAGACATAGCAGCCGGGGCTTTCATTAATTTCATCCGCGGCTCAATTTCAGGGTCTGTTCCTACTGTAATCCCTAAATAATAGGTGGTGTTAAAAGGAATATCCAGTGGGCTTACGGTGCCCAACTCAAGATTGAATACACCGTGGCGTATTTGCACTTCACCGATGGCTTCTTCCCATACTGGAGTTCCTTCAACAGCTTGTTCATATAATTTGAGTGTGAGAGGGTAGGTATCGTCTTCCACCGTTTTGCCTAAAGGATCACGCAGGACACCTTGAACGCTGATAGTTTGAGCACTGATAACGGATATCAACACCATCATGAATGTCATTAATTTTATTTTTCTATTTATCATGGCTATTTCTCCACTTTTAATTAATTCAATAAATTAGTATTTGATTATGTAATTCACCGTAGCATAGGGATGTAAAATATTATGGGTAGCATCACCACCTTTGGGATCAGTATCCCATGGAGAAAAATCTACATCGTGCCGATGATCACCAGCATACGGAAACTGAATATCTTGTAAGGTGGAGTGTACATAGGGTAAGCTCTGCATGTTCCCTGGATGATTAGCAGATACTTCCCAAGTATACATATTTCGTGCATACGATGTATGTCTATGGGATCCACTCGCAGCAACTTGTGCTGTTGACATATCTACTGAATGATTGTGATTGGGCAATTCACTTTCTATCAATGAATGGGTTTCTTCCCCTCCGGTTTTCCCTACTTCATTAAAGTGTGCATTTGTTTCGTCATACCCCATAATATGTCGGCTTCTCATATCCGGGACTTTAAATGTTCCAAACCCTGCACCATATAAAATATCAATCACGGCAAAAAGATCGGCATATTCTATGGTGCTGTATTCATTTCCGTCACATAGTAACCAGCCGGATGGCGCCACAGCACCTGTAAACATAATGGTTGTACCTGTGGGAAAGCCAAAATTCGTTTTGCCTGCAACGGAAACGCCACTATGGTCAATGACCATTTGCAAGGAATCCCCGGAATAAAATTTTATTCTACCGGATCCATTTCCGTCTTCATCTGCTGTAATTATGGCATCACCATCTGTTACCACACTTGCAACTGTTCCGCCAAAATCGGCACTATTCAATTGGCTGCCGTCTTCAAATTTGAGAACACCGCCACTTTCCAGATACAAATTACCTGATGGATCTACCCTTATAGTTTTACCCGCTTCATTTTCAATCTTCAATAGGTCATCTCCTGCTCCATCCGCAACAATATGCAGACCGGCCTGGGGATTCATGGTGCCGATGCCGGCATTCCCACTCGATGGGATTATATTCTGTGTTCCCACCACAGACAGGGCTGAGGGAACTTTCAATAGTTTTAAGCGAGGGTCCATTTCAGGATCTCCATCAACCGAAATACCCAGATAGTAGGTCGTATTAAAGGGAACATTATTCAGAGAATTTACCGAACCCAAATCAAGGCTGAATACACCATGTATGGTATAAACGCTACTTTGACTTTCCTGCCAAATTTCAATACCACCTGCTAATTCCTCATATAATTTGAGTGTAAGATTGTAATAGCCGTCTTCTACGGTTTTCCCCAAGGGATCACGCAAGACCCCCTGCACACTGATGGTTTGCGCACTGATAAGGGATATCAACACCATCATGAATGTCATTAATTTTATTTTTCTATTTATCATGGCTATTTCTCCACTCTAATCAATTACGAATTTTCAATTACGAATTACGAATTTTGATTCAATAATTCGTAATTCGTAATTTGTAATTGATTTTTTTTGTTTTTTGATTCGTCCCGAAACGTTCCGCATCGGGATCTCCGCTTTGCTTCGATAATTCTTAATTCTTAATAAGTTTTTGTTTTTCATT includes these proteins:
- a CDS encoding tail fiber protein, producing MINRKIKLMTFMMVLISLISAQTISVQGVLRDPLGKTVEDGYYNLTLKLYEELAGGIEIWQESQSSVYTIHGVFSLDLGSVNSLNNVPFNTTYYLGISVDGDPEMDPRLKLLKVPSALSVVGTQNIIPSSGNAGIGTMNPQAGLHIVADGAGDDLLKIENEAGKTIRVDPSGNLYLESGGVLKFEDGSQLNSADFGGTVASVVTDGDAIITADEDGNGSGRIKFYSGDSLQMVIDHSGVSVAGKTNFGFPTGTTIMFTGAVAPSGWLLCDGNEYSTIEYADLFAVIDILYGAGFGTFKVPDMRSRHIMGYDETNAHFNEVGKTGGEETHSLIESELPNHNHSVDMSTAQVAASGSHRHTSYARNMYTWEVSANHPGNMQSLPYVHSTLQDIQFPYAGDHRHDVDFSPWDTDPKGGDATHNILHPYATVNYIIKY
- a CDS encoding tail fiber protein, translated to MINRKIKLMTFMMVLISVISAQTISVQGVLRDPLGKTVEDDTYPLTLKLYEQAVEGTPVWEEAIGEVQIRHGVFNLELGTVSPLDIPFNTTYYLGITVGTDPEIEPRMKLMKAPAAMSMSGLHNVIPSHGNMGVGTSNPQAGLHIVPNEAGTDLLKVDGSGGGVSVDAAGDFNIESGGAIKFADNSRLVSGDFNGIASHVRSDADAAVIVDADGDGVGSVKFYVGDSLKMEINAEGVVISGATALGAFPGSMLMFTNDFLPTGWLLCDGSEYSTSEYTDLYEIIGTSYGSGVGTFKVPDMRSRGVKGFNSSITAFDTLGERGGTETHTLTEDEMPSHLHTVDPPSIYSSYGGSHTHTMVGKTFKKHSDLNSTGPWPDEDVNTRGFESEHSFFHGEGGHAHSVTLPAQDTGLTGADSTHNILHPYMAVNYIIKY